From the Williamwhitmania sp. genome, one window contains:
- the pth gene encoding aminoacyl-tRNA hydrolase has protein sequence MKYLIAGLGNIGAEYANTRHNIGFKVLDALAKASNIFFKDGRYASVAELRHKGRTFILIKPNTYMNLSGKAVRYWMQTEKVPIENLLVVVDDIALPFGMLRMRGKGSDGGHNGLKDVARVLGSEDYARIRMGVGNEFERGQQVDYVLSEWSASEAEQLSIFIEKASNAVLNFGTIGLGRTMNLFNTK, from the coding sequence TTGAAGTATCTGATAGCCGGGCTCGGGAACATTGGCGCTGAATATGCTAATACCCGCCACAATATAGGTTTTAAAGTGTTGGACGCCCTTGCAAAAGCGTCCAATATTTTTTTTAAAGATGGTCGTTATGCCTCCGTCGCAGAGCTAAGGCATAAGGGCCGTACCTTTATTTTGATTAAACCCAATACCTACATGAACCTTAGCGGAAAGGCCGTTCGATATTGGATGCAAACAGAAAAAGTTCCCATCGAGAATTTGCTAGTGGTGGTTGACGATATTGCGTTGCCATTCGGAATGCTTAGGATGCGGGGTAAGGGAAGCGATGGTGGCCATAATGGATTAAAAGATGTTGCACGGGTTTTAGGTAGTGAGGATTATGCCCGTATTCGTATGGGTGTTGGAAACGAATTTGAGCGTGGTCAGCAGGTGGATTATGTGCTTAGCGAATGGTCTGCTTCCGAAGCAGAGCAGCTGTCAATATTTATTGAAAAGGCTTCCAATGCCGTTCTGAACTTTGGAACTATTGGCCTAGGCCGTACGATGAATCTCTTCAACACAAAATAA
- a CDS encoding DUF4924 family protein, whose translation MELARKLKQTSLFEYLLLMYQVEDIIRACNFDKSIITKVAEQRFGSELGDRDEGIAWFLAMSEMMQEEKIEQKYHLQHVVNLTNDLFQLHLRLVNAPNEEEYHELYIKVEIFGEELRQKGNSEENMVSLFLTAIYGVWLLGLKNAPVSTETRQAVEDITNLLALLSKYYHQIEAGQKELPG comes from the coding sequence ATGGAACTTGCACGAAAGCTAAAGCAAACCTCACTCTTTGAGTATTTGCTCCTAATGTATCAGGTTGAAGACATTATTCGAGCTTGTAATTTTGACAAGTCGATAATTACTAAAGTTGCCGAGCAACGATTTGGAAGCGAACTTGGCGATAGGGATGAAGGGATAGCTTGGTTTTTGGCTATGTCTGAAATGATGCAGGAGGAAAAAATTGAACAAAAATATCACTTGCAGCATGTGGTAAACCTCACAAACGATCTCTTTCAACTCCATTTGCGGTTAGTTAATGCACCTAATGAGGAAGAATACCATGAACTCTATATAAAGGTGGAGATATTTGGTGAAGAACTTCGCCAGAAAGGAAACTCTGAGGAGAATATGGTTTCCCTTTTTCTTACTGCAATATATGGAGTTTGGCTTTTGGGTCTTAAAAATGCTCCTGTTTCAACCGAAACAAGGCAAGCAGTTGAAGATATAACCAACTTGCTCGCCCTGCTGTCGAAATATTACCACCAGATTGAAGCGGGTCAAAAGGAACTACCTGGATAG
- a CDS encoding RNA-binding S4 domain-containing protein, with the protein MAQESNTRIDKWLWAVRVFKTRTEAADACRKGWVKVNGLVVKPSRDLKLNDVVSVRKSPVVYSFRVLGLIGNRQPAKLVENYAENMTPQEELDKLTLNSIIITLQRDRGTGRPTKKERRDIDKLIQDPED; encoded by the coding sequence GTGGCCCAAGAAAGTAATACCAGAATAGATAAGTGGCTCTGGGCTGTTAGGGTATTCAAAACCAGAACAGAAGCTGCCGACGCCTGTAGAAAGGGATGGGTAAAGGTAAACGGGTTGGTGGTAAAACCATCGCGGGACCTAAAACTCAACGATGTTGTGTCTGTAAGAAAAAGCCCGGTGGTATACTCTTTTCGTGTTTTAGGCCTTATTGGTAACCGCCAACCAGCAAAGCTGGTCGAAAACTATGCTGAGAATATGACCCCTCAGGAGGAACTGGATAAGCTTACGCTGAATAGCATAATTATAACACTTCAGCGCGATCGTGGAACTGGAAGGCCAACAAAAAAGGAACGTCGTGATATCGACAAACTCATTCAAGACCCTGAAGATTAG